The segment ATTTTGCTAAAATGCCCGAAAGAAAATTCGAAAGAGTCGACATTGATAATGTATTAAAGGAAACAATCAATTTGTTCAAGGAGGTTCAAGGAATCACCTTTATCGATAAGCTTTCGTCACCGACTGACAAAGTGATTGCCGACAGCGACCAGCTCCGCGGAGTTTTTATCAATATTATAAGGAACGCTATTCAAGCTATTGAAAAAGCAGGAACAATTACCATCAGCACTTCCAAGGAAGGGCGGTGGTGCCTCATCATAATTTCAGATACGGGCTTAGGAATTCCAGAAGAGATACGTTCGAAGATATTTGAGCCGAATTTTTCAACAAAATCAGAAGGAATGGGAATTGGGCTGGCAATTGCAAGAAGAGTTATTGAAGACCATGGAGGAATAATAACCTGCCAAAGTGAACAAGGAAAAGGAACGACATTTGAAATCCGACTTCCGGTCTGATATGCAGGAACAAACAGCGATACTGCCGAAAATATTTTCAGTTTATCCAGAAGTTCGCTCGGGAATGAGTACGAAGCGTGGAAGCAGGAATCGAACTAAGTACGGGATGAATCTGAGTACTCATGTTGGAGATGATCCGGCAATCGTTGAGATGAACCGGACAGCATTCTTTTCTCAGCTTGGGATATCCAGGAATGAGCTTGCGATTCCGCTTCAATCTCATTCAGAAATTGTTCGTAAGGTCGTTACGCCGGGTGAATATGAAAAGTGTGATGCGCTCATTACCAATGCATGCGGAGTGGCATTAGGTATTACGGTTGCTGATTGCGTTCCAATCTTGCTCTTCGATCCAATTCAAAACGCAATAGGGGCCGTCCATGCAGGATGGCGAGGTACTGCACGTGGTATCGTCAAGCGAACGATTCATAACATGCAGGAGGAATTTAAAACGGATCCTGAACATGTGCTCGCCTTTATCGGTCCATCAGCTGGAGTATGCTGTTACGAAGTAAGTGAGGAAGTCGCTGTGAAGTTCGAGAAGAAAATCGTACCTTATAACAAGAAGAAGATATTTGTTGATCTCAAGAAAGAGAACGCGGCTCAACTTCATCAGGTGGGAGTAGCGGAGGACAACATGGAGATCAGCAAACATTGCACAATATGTGAATCGCAATTGTTCCATTCCTATAGACGGGATGGAACAAACGCAGGCAGAATGATGGCTGTTATTCGTTTGCAGCCGTAACCGGAGATATAGTATGTGTGGTATTGTGGGATATGTCGGGAAAAAAAGTGCGCTTCCGATTATACTGGAAGGATTGAAGCGCATGGAATACCGAGGATATGATTCAGCGGGAATAGCACTCATTGACAAAGGAATGCTGCTCATTCAAAAACAAAAAGGGAAAGTTGATGACCTTGTACAGAAATTAAATAATGGTGTGCGATTGCCTGAGATGCATATCGGTATGGGACATACGCGTTGGGCTACTCACGGAGAACCCAATGATATCAATGCGCATCCACATACAGATTGCCGGCATGAAATTGCTGTAGTCCATAACGGTATTATAGAGAACTATCTTGCTCTTAAAACGAAACTACTTCAGAAAGGGCACCGTTTTGTAAGTGAAACGGATACTGAGATCGTTGCCCATTTAATTGAAGAGATATACAAATCGACCCCTAATCTCTTTGAGGCGGTTCGTTTAGCAATGAAAGAAGTAACTGGAACATACGGGCTTGTTGTTTTATCGTCTCGTGAACCGGATAGAATAGTCGCTGCGAGAATGGGGAGTCCGCTTATTCTCGGCATTGGAGATGGTGAAAACATCGTTGCTGCTGATGCCGCCGCCATTATAGAGCATACCCGGCAAGTTGTCTATCTCGGAGATGGTGAAGTTGCCGAATTGACAGCTGAAGGTGTGACAACGAAAACACTCAAAGATGTTGAAATCACGAAAGTGGTGGAAGAGCTCACATTTGATCTAGAAGAAATCGAAAAGGGTGGATTCACTCACTTCATGCTGAAAGAAATTCATGAACAGTCTGAGTCAATTCAGAATGCGATGCGCGGCAGATTGCTGGAAGAGGATGGCAATGTAAAACTTGGCGGGCTTGATGGAGTTATTGAAAAAATAGTACGCGCGCCGCGTTTAATTATTGCTGCGTGCGGCACATCGTGGCACGCTGCTCTCATCGGCGAATATATGCTTGAGCAGTATGCGCATATTCCCGTCGAAGTGGAATACGCTTCTGAGTTTCGTTATCGAAATCCGGTTTTGAGAAACAATGATGTTGTGATTCTTATAAGTCAAAGCGGTGAGACAGCGGATACACTCGCGGCGTTGCGAGAAGCCAAAGCACAAGGAGCGACTGCCATTGGAATATGTAATGTGGTTGGGAGTTCTATTGCCCGTGAAAGTGATGGCGGCGTCTATATTCATGCCGGCCCTGAAATTGGTGTGGCATCGACAAAAGCCTTTACATCTCAATTGACCGTTTTGGCTCTTTTGACCATTCTGCTTGCACGGCGTATAGGAATGACGCGGGAGCAAGGCATAAAGCTCGTTCAAGAATTAAAATCACTGCCGGAAAAAGTGAAAACGATTCTTTCCGATACGAAACAGGTTGAATATATCGCAAGTGAATTTATAGAAATGAAGAACTTTCTCTACCTGGGCAGGGGATATAATTTTCCAGTTGCGCTGGAAGGTGCGCTCAAATTAAAAGAAATCTCCTATATTCACGCAGAAGGATACCCGGCCGCAGAAATGAAGCACGGACCTATTGCGCTCATTGATGAGAAAATGCCGGTTGTGTTTATTGCGCCGCAGGACAGAACGTACGAAAAAGTTATGAGCAACATCCAGGAAGTAAAAGCACGGCGCGGGCGTGTCATTGCTATTGTGAATGAAGAAGAAAAAAACATTAAGCAGCTCGCTGATTATTTGATCTGCGTTCCGCAAACACTTGATTTGTTCTCGCCGATTCTCTCCGTTATTCCGCTGCAATTACTGGCATATTATATTGCAGTGTCACGAGGCTGCAATGTGGATCAGCCGCGGAACCTTGCGAAAAGCGTTACGGTAGAATGAAAAATTGTTTTTCCGGGAATTCTTTCTATCTTAAATGATGTTGTATCAAAGGAAAGTGTAAAACACTATGAAGCAAGAGTCGAAATTCAAACCGAATGAATGGGCGCTTATCCTGGGTGCCTCCAGTGGATTTGGCGCAGCTACTGCACGTGAACTGGCAGAGAATGGGATGAATATTTTTGGCGTGCATCTTGATCGTCAAGCAACGATGCCAAATGTTCAGAACCTCATCAAAGAAATCAAGCACACTGGTGTGAAAACGGTGTTTTATAATATCAATGCAGCAGACCAGATCAAGCAGGATGAAACGCTCGATGATATTCAGGAACAGTTTGCCCTCGGTTCGTCCGACACGATAAAAGTGCTCCTGCATTCACTTGCATTCGGAACATTAAAACCATTCATAGCGAAGAAACCGGAAGACGCTTTAACTCCGGCACAAATGGAAATGACGGTCAATGTGATGGCGCATAGTCTTGTGTATTGGGTACAGGGATTGATCTCGCGAAATCTCATGAAAAGCGGAGGACGTATTTTTGGAATGACAAGTTCAGGAGGACACATAGCGATGCCGTACTACGGTGCTGTATCGGCTGCAAAAGCGAGTTTGGAAGCACATCTCCGCCAGCTTGCGATGGAACTAGGGCCTATGGGTATTACAGCGAATGCTATCATGGCTGGAGTCACGGATACACCGGCCTTGCGTAAAATCCCGGGAAATGTAGGCATGCTTGAGGCGGCACGCGGGAAAAATCCGGGAGGACGTCTCACAACACCGGAAGATATTGCAAAAGCGATTGTTCTGCTTTCCACTGACGAAGCACATTGGATATCCGGCAATGTCTTGGGCGTTGATGGAGGGGAAGATATTGCCGCTTTCGCCAGCATTCGAAATCATCACGATAATAAATAATCGTCTCTGCAATCAGAATAAAAGGAAATTGATATGTTTCAATTTGAATTTACGGAAGAACAAAAGATGCTTCGCGATATGGCGCGAGATTTTGTGAACACAGAGGTTAAGCCTCTCGCTCAGAAGATGGATGAAGAAGAAAAATTGTCTCCTGAATTAATCCGAAAAATAGCGGACATAGGTTTCCTTGGCGCGGCATTCCCTCAGGAATATGGCGGCGGCGGGTTCGGAGAAGTTGGTTATTGCGTTATGCAAGAAGAGATGGGTCGAGGTGATCTTGCAACCTCCACCTTTATTGGAGCCCATCAGTCCATTGGTGCGAATGCAATCTTTATTGGGGGCTCTGAGGAGTTAAAGAAGAAGTATCTCGTTCCGCTAGCTGAAGGGAAATATATTGGAGGATTTGCATTAACAGAAGCTTCAGCCGGTTCCGATTCATTTAATTTACGCACGAAAGCCCATCTTGATGGAAATGAATGGGTGATTAATGGTGAGAAGCTGTGGATCACGAATGGCGGGTTCGCGGATATCCTATCGGTTTTTGCTCGGACAGAACGCGGCATCAGCGCTTTTGTTGTTGAAACAAAAACTCCGGGATTTACTGCAGGTCCTAAAGAAAAGAAAATGGGTATTCGCGCCAGCATGACAAATGCGTTGACGTTTAATAATGTCCGAATCCCAAAAGATAACATCATTGGTGATGACGGACGTGGATTCCTCATTGCAATGAAAACATTAGATGCCGGTCGTCTTGGTTTAGGGGCTGCATGTCTTGGTGCTATGAAAGAATTATTGGAAATGAGCACAAAATATGCAAAAGAGCGGAAGCAATTCGATGCACCACTATCACAATTCCAGGCGATTCAATTTATGCTTGCAGATATAGCATTGACAATCTATGCTTTAGAATCAATGGTCTATCGTACAGCGCAAGAATATGATGAAAAAAAATCGGTTTCTCGGCAGGCTGCGTATGTAAAGCTGTATGCATCAGAAAATCTCGTTAAGGTAGCCGATATGGCAGTGCAGATTCATGGCGGAATGGGGTACTCAAGAGAACTTCCCATCGAGCGTTACTACCGAGACGCTCGAATCAATCCGATATTTGAAGGTACAAGTGAAGTGCAAAGACTTGTGATAGCGCGAGATGTTCTCAAAAAGAACGGAAAGGTCTAAGAATCAATTCTTGACTTTCTGCAAAAAGTCTGGTAGTTTTAAATAAGATTTTGGTCCCGCTGAGGTCCGGCGGGATTTTTATTGAATCGATTGATAAAATTCGGACCCCGCACAAAGCGCGGGGTCCTGAAAATTTCAGAGACTTAACTTCGCATTGCTCGTTAAGTCACGAAATTTTCGGACAGGTAGCTCAGTTGGTAGAGCAATGGACTGAAAATCCATGTGTCGGGGGTTCAATTCCCTCCCTGTCCACTTCCCAAATTACTAAACTTAGCGATCCCGCGAAGCGGAAGAAGCTAAGATTACTGTAATTTTGAGAATCCCGCAAAGGCGAAGTCGATGCGGGATAGCCAAAATCCTTCCTTGTGAATCAAGACAAAAACTAAGTTTACTGTAATTTTGAGAATCCCGCAAAGACGAAGTCGATGCCACTGTGGCTTTTTGTTTCATTGTTCGAAGTAGAGAGAGGATCAGAAAGTGGCGATAAGTACACCTTTTTTTTACTGCTTGAAATTCAAATAAATAAAGTGTAGGGTTCTGGTGGTCAAATTGAGAGGTGCTCGACCGATGCACCATCGTTTACCGGGGAACACTTCGAAATTATTTCATATTACTGCAAACGAAAAAGAGGTAACCGCACTTCTTTACGTCAATTCCATTTCTTCGTAGAGCAGAACATAATTTGCATTTGCAGTAATTGTGTGATACTGGCAGCTGAACAGTCTTGTTTTCGAGTTCATTTCTTGAATTCCTCATACGGGGGTTATGACTATGAAGTGTCCTCACTATTCAATTGAACTTCTAAACTCTGTAAAGTCCTGCAAAAAAATCTTTGTTCCGCCGTCAAGTATATCCTCATCCGAGACTGACCAGGCCAGCTTTCTGCAGAAATCTATTCCTCCTGAGTTCACAAAGAATATCATTTTTTACTCGCTTGTTGTTGCATCAACATTCTTAGTAATGAATAAAGATAATGATAGCATGGGACCAATATTCCAATGATAAAGCGCTTCATGAATTAAATACTATCCTCCACACATCAAGGAGATTGCCATTATGAATGCATCACTCAAGTTGATTCTCTGTCTCCTCGCCGGTATTTTGTTGCCGCTTGCTGCTTTTTATTTGCTCGGCAGTGCAAATGATCACTGGGCATCCCTCAATATTGCGGGAGTTGTCTCATTGATATTCCTTGTTGTTCTTCTTGTCTATTTAATGCGGCCCCCTTTTTCCATCAAGACCCGCGTTGTAACCTGGATTGTATTTGTCCTTGTCGTTGCTGTCAGTGCGATTGGGTGGAGAGGAATGGAAGATTTATCGAAGTACCAACGGAGAACCTTAATGGAAATACGTGGAGTCATTACGCATGGTATCCTTCAAGTAGAACTCTACACTCCATTGCAAAAAACACTCGCTGTTTACTATGGACAACATGGGAAGAAAAAGGAGACGCTCGGGCAGGTATTTCAGCGATTGTATCCTAACGGCAAGTTTGGCGAGAATATTCACGATGTTCACCAAGCAGATCCGAAGGGTGACGATAGTCTTCGCGTTGTCGTCACCACTGTTTCCGATAATGAAGTTGGACTTGTTGGGTACCACTATTTTTCAAAAGGCAGAACTGAAGAATTTAAAAATTACAATGGACGCTTTGGTTTTGTGCAGGCCAAAGCAGTGTTGACGGAGAAAGGGGTGCGTTATGAATCAGAAAATTGATCCGAACAATGCATCTCTCTCGGAGTTCTCTCCGGAATATTTACGATGGTTTTCTCTTACCACACTTGGTACATTATTAGTTGTTCTTGTGTCTAACTATGGTTATTACCCCTTTCCAGACACCCTCTTCCACACCATATTCCACCCGCCGGCAGTTCAGGCAAGTGGAGTAACAATCTCGATGGGGATGAGCGAGTTTTCAGGTCATACTCCATACACCAGCCCAAAAGAACTCTTTTCAATTATCATCGCCCTTGTACTCTTGTATCTAATCGGACCAGTGCTTTGGTTGTACAGCTGGCGTGTGCTGAAACAGAAGGAGGTGGCGGGTACAACCATTACAAAAATCTTCCACGTCTGGTCGCTTCTGTTCATCCTCGGTGGAGCTTTAACTTTTAGAACGGTAATTGGTGATCTGATATTGACCACGAGCAACCGAATAATCTCTGCATATTTGTATAAAGCTCAAGACGTGCAGAGAACCAAAGACCAACTCATAAGCAATCTTATTCAAGTTGCATTTGAAGCATCCGAATACCGGATCCTTCCGAAATCAATGAACGGCGGCAGTGGGTCATATGAAGGATTTTGCCTCTCTCCACAGCGCACAAAAAATGACCTTGGAGAATTCACCATTATTAATGTGCGGCCCCCAATGATCACATTTCTTGCTGTTTCCTCAAAGAATAATGTTAATACAGTTATGGTTACCGTCGATTCCATTGGACAAATGTGCCATTGGACTTTTTCGGGTGATTACAAATAATTATTTGAACTATGGAGAATTCTATGAACGAAGAACGAACATCAATTAAAATAAGCCGCATTGTAAATTGGCAATGGGTTTGGGTTGGATTTTGTTTACTTGTGACATTCCATCTCATTCCGACAGCTATTATCTTACGTTTATTTGATTATTGGAAAGGATTCAATATTCTACTGCCGCTCTGGATCTTTTTTGGATTGGTGCAAACGAGTATGTATATCGGTTACCGGTCGAGAGGTGTCACTATTCTTGAACCGCTGATCTCCTCTATAGCCTATCTATTTATTCTCGGTCTGGCTATGAATGCTCATTTTCAAATCTTTAGTTATAAAAAAGATATTTTCATAATGTTGACTTGGATGGTGGCGGGATTATTCTGCTCGGTCCTCGGTGCCTGGATTGGCGAAATGATACAATTGAAGAAGGAACAACATATTGGATAATTTTCGATATCGATAAGAGCGATAAGAAAATCATACAACAAAGTAATTGAAGCGGGCATAATCAAGAATACAATTTATCCGGTTTTTTATTCGCTGTTATTTAGGTTTTATGGTCGTCCTATGTAGCTATAAACACGAGGGGAACAAAGAGGAGAATAGAACATGGCTCCGCCAAAGAAAAAAGCTGACGCAAAGCGATTGTATATCCGGAAGCTGGAATCGCTCATCGATGCAGCGAAACAACTCAACACCACATTTGATCTGGATAAACTTCTCTCCATTATTCTCGACCATGCCACGAAGAATCTTAATGCGGCACGAGGAACGATCTATCTCATCGACGAACGATCCCAGGAACTCTGGTCAAAAGTGGTAAAAGGGACTGGACTGGTCGAAATCAGATTGCCGATCGGGACCGGCATTTCTGGAACGGTTGCTGAGACAGGGAAAACAATCAACCTGAAAGCTGTAAGCAAAGATAAACGATTCTATTCGGCTATTGATAAAAAATCTGGTTTTCATACAAGAACGATGCTGTGCAGGCCAATGAGAGATAGAAACGGAGTCATTATTGGGGTCTTCCAGATCATCAACAAAAAACGCGGCGTGTTTAACCGGAACGATGAATTATTCCTGGATGCATTTTCTGAGCATGCTTCACTCGCAATAGAAAATGCGAGACTCTATCAGGCGGATCTTGAACATGCACGAGTGGATAAAGAAATTCAGATCGCCGCTGAAATGCAGCAGCAGCTTTTTCCAAAAGAAAAAATTCAAATTCCATCATATGAACTCTCCGCAATGGTCCAACCGTGTGCGGCAATCGGTGGTGATTCGTACGACATCATTCCACTTAAGGATGGAAAATATGCTATCACCATGGCTGACGTCTGCGGAAAAGGAATTCCAGCAGCTCTTTTAGTATCGACGTTGCATGCCTTATTGCGAGTGTTCCTTCAGTATCCAATAGAATTGCTCGAGCTTGTGAGGAAATTGAATACTCTTGTTTACAATAATAGTCCAGCAGAACGCTTCATCACTTTTTTTATCATGATTTTTGATCCGGTTCATCATACGTTCACCTATGTGAATGCCGGCCATAACCCGCCATTTCTTTTCCGAAAAAACAGAAACGAGATCAACGAACTTATGGCAAGCGGGTTACCTCTGGGAATGGTGGAAGAACAGCAGTTTGAGACACATCTAATAGAACTGCACCAAGGCGATACGTTGGTTGTGTATACTGATGGAGTGACAGAGGCGGCAAATAGAACGCTTCAACAATATAGTGAAGAGAAATTGCGAGAATGTGTTCTCAAAAACATAGACACAACTGCTGAAACGATAAAAGAATGTATCGTAAGAGATGTCCGAGGATTTGTAGGAAATAATCCGATGTCCGATGATTTGACGTTATTGGTACTGAAGAGAGACCTCGAGACATCCGCCACAAGATAACGCAAAGCGTGCAAGCCGGTGTAGATTTATCACCTCGTTCCCAACATCTTGTTGGGAACGGAAGATGGCGAAGCTCAGCTTCGAATTATAGAATATGTTGAGAGAGAATGCTAAAGTATAATGGAAGCAGAGCTTCCACCATCAACGCTTCCAAGCAGAGCTTGGAAGCGAGAATATCCTCCCAAAAATCCTTATAGTACACAATCGAGAGATAAACTTGTGTTGCGTATCACTTGATAGTCTTGTGCTTTCTCACTACAATTACCACTAGAAAAGAAGGCAAATCCGAACTCGGGATTCCATTTACTACACACAGACTGCTTTTTCTTTTCTTGACTTTACCATCATAAACCTTGATTCATCTCGCTCACCGAAGTAGAGGTGTGTTGTACGGTACTGATGTGGGTGAGAGTGTAAAGACTTGGAGGTTGTCATGCATCTCTATCACAATGGGCGCAATGGGAATACCACATTAATTCTTCTGGCATTATTTCTTAATGCTGTCATATCATTTAGTTTAATCGGTCAGCAGAAAAAAGCTGCGCCTCAAAAGCTCAATATCGCTGTCATGGACTTTGATGCCCGCGAAGGACTTTCACGCGGTGAAGCGGCATCATTATCTGACTTGTTCAGCTCGCAGATGGTAGAAACAGGAGAATTTACTGTTATTGATCGGAACCGGATCAAGACGATTCTTCAGGAACAGGGATTCCAGCAGAGCGAAGCGTGTTCACAAGTAGAGTGTATTGTAGAGGCAGGAAAAATACTGAAAGTACAGAAGATGTTTGCCGGCACGATCGGTAAGATCGGAAAGATCTTTAGTGTCAATATCCAGATGCTGGATATTGCTACATCGCAGATCGAGATTAACAAAAGCCAGCAATATAGCGGTGACATCGAAGGACTGGCTGAAGAAGTGATACCGGAGATTGCCCAACAGATGGCGGAAGAAGTCTCGGGAAAACAGATAGTAAAAGCTGGTGTGGGAAAAACAAGTTCATCAAAATGGTTGTGGTATATTGGTGGAGCAGTGGTGGTAGCAGGAGGGGCAGCGGCTTATTATTTCTTAAAACCACAGGAGACGACGCCGACAGTTGAGGAGAAATTACCAGGGCCGCCGACATTGCCATGATTGGATAGATTCCCGATATCTTCCCTACGTTTGGCTAAGTGAGATATCGGGAATCTGACTGTCTTACAGATAATATAATTAGTTATCATCAGGTCTTGCAGAAATATGGATGGGGCGATTATGGAGACTTCACTACAAAATTCCACCACACTGAAAATGAAAACTGGCAACCTTGTCAAAAGAAATCTCTCCGATCGCTTAAAGCGGTCGGAGAGTTTAAAGGGAACCTTGACAAGGTTTTCTTTACTCCTTCTTCTCTTTACCTTCTTTTCCCAGGTTGCACTCAGCCAAATAAATTGGCAACAAACGAATGGGCCATATGGAGGAATTGTTAGAGCTCTAGCTGTCAGCGGTTCAAATCTATTTGCCGGAACTGAGGGAGGTGGTGTATTTCTTTCTACTGATAACGGAACAAGCTGGAGTGCCGTAAATACGGGATTGACATCTATGTATATTTATGATCTTGCTATCAGTGGGATGAATCTTTTTGCTGCGACTGACGGCGGTGTTTTTCTTTCTACCAACAATGGTACAAACTGGAATTATTACAATACAGGATTGCCGAATACTTTAGTTTTTTCTTTTGCTATTAGCGGGACGAATATCTTTGCTGGAACTTTGAATGGGGTGTTTCTTTCTACAAATAACGGATTAATCTGGAGCGAAGTTAATAACGGATTAACAGATAAGTATGTTAATGATATTGTCATCACCGGTACAAATATTTTTGCTGGGACTAATAATGGTGGCATTTTTCTTTCAACAAATAATGGGGCAAGCTGGACTGCAGTGAATTCAGGATTATCAATCTTACCAGGTACAGGGGTTTATGCTCTTGTTGCAAGTGGTTCAAATATTTTTGCAGGAACCTGGTCTGGTGTATTTCTATCTACTAACAATGGTGCAAGCTGGAGTGCGGTTAATACCGGATTAACTTCTACAATAATCAAAGCTCTTGCCATGAGTGGTACTAATCTATTTGCAGGAACTACTGAAGGCGGAGTATTTCTTTCCACAAACAACGGTGCAACATGGAGTACTGCTAGTAGTGGAATGTCGAATACTACTGTCATTTGTCTTGCTGTCAATCCTGCTTCCGGTGGGAGTTTATTTGCCGGAACATTAGGAAGTGGAGTGTTCCTTTCGACTAATAATGGTGGAACCTGGAATGCCATAAATGGTGGTTTGAATGCCTATAAGGTTACTGCTCTTTTAGTTAAACCTGCCGAAAACGGCGTAGGGAATCCTTATCTCTTTGCAGGAACTGAATATGGTGGTGTATTTTTATCTACCGATAAAGGATCAAATTGGACTGAGGTTAATTCTGGATTATCTGGTCTAGCAAATAGTCAGATTTTATCTCTTGCAATTAGCGGCGAGTATATTTTAGCTGGGACAAGTGGTGGCCTGTTTTTATCAACAAACAATGGCTCAAATTGGATAGCTATAAAATCAGGAATACCTGGCATACCCATTAATACTCTTTATGCGAATGGTGCAAATGTCTTTGCCGGAACAGGTGCCAATGGTGCATTTCGTTCAACCAATAACGGTTTGAGCTGGAGTGCGATTAATATAGGAACTTCAAATTTGCTGGTTTACGATTTTATTGTTAGTGGGACGAATCTATTTGCTGGAACTTGGGAAGGGATATTTATTTCTACGGATAATGGTACAAGTTGGAGTGGGGCCAATTCTGGACTAACAAATACTCAAGTTAGATGTTTTGCTACTATCGGTACAAATCTATTTGCTGGTACTAATGCAGGCGGTGTATTTCTTTCAACCAACAACGGTTTAAACTGGAATGCTACCGGTTCTGCATTAAACGCAATTCCCATTGAATCTCTTTTTGCTGATGGAACGAATCTCTTTGCAGGAACTGTAAGTTCAGGGATTTATCTATCTTCAAACAATGGTTCAAGCTGGGCTGCGGTTAATACTGGAATGGCAAGTAAATTAATTCTTGCTTTTGCAACTATTGAACATGGTCTTTATGCTGGAACTGTTAATGGTTTATTTGTTTCTGCCTTGCCTGGGCCATATCCTCTCACCATCACATCCTTCACTCCAACCTCCGGTCCCATTGGTACAACAGTAACTATCACAGGCACAAACTTTAATACAACAGCCTCGAATAATATTGTTTATTTTGGTGCGGTGAAAGCGACGGTGACAGCAGCCACTTCGACTTCGCTCAGTGTAATAGTACCAACAGGTGCAACGTACGCACCAATCACCGTAACAGATACGACAACACATTTGCTGGTAGTGTCACGCATACCGTTCACGCCGACATTTACAGGGTCTCCAACGATCGATGCGAACTCATTTGCCGCAAAGGTGGATTTTGCCACAGGGGCAAATCCGCACCATGTCTCTGTTAGTGATGTGGATGGAGATGGGAAACCCGATATCATCCTTACCAATTATGATGGTAACACGATATCGGTGCTGCGCAATACGAGCACATCCGGCACGGTCTCCTTTGCAGCAAAAGTGGATTACGCGACAGGGATAAGTCCGTATGAAGTATCTATCGGGGATGTGGATGGAGACGGAAAACCCGATATTATCGTCACAAATTGGGCCAGCAATACCGTATCGGTACTGCGTAATACGTGCACAAGCGGCACTATCTCCTTTGCAGCAAAAGTGGATTTTGCCACGGGCTCCGCACCCCGGGGAGTATCTATCGGGGATGTGGATAAAGACGGAAAACTCGATATCATCGCGACAAATTGGTCCGGGAATACCGTATCGGTTCTGCGCAATACATGCACCAGCGGTACCGTCTCTTTTGCGACCAAAGTG is part of the Ignavibacteriales bacterium genome and harbors:
- a CDS encoding acyl-CoA dehydrogenase family protein, which gives rise to MFQFEFTEEQKMLRDMARDFVNTEVKPLAQKMDEEEKLSPELIRKIADIGFLGAAFPQEYGGGGFGEVGYCVMQEEMGRGDLATSTFIGAHQSIGANAIFIGGSEELKKKYLVPLAEGKYIGGFALTEASAGSDSFNLRTKAHLDGNEWVINGEKLWITNGGFADILSVFARTERGISAFVVETKTPGFTAGPKEKKMGIRASMTNALTFNNVRIPKDNIIGDDGRGFLIAMKTLDAGRLGLGAACLGAMKELLEMSTKYAKERKQFDAPLSQFQAIQFMLADIALTIYALESMVYRTAQEYDEKKSVSRQAAYVKLYASENLVKVADMAVQIHGGMGYSRELPIERYYRDARINPIFEGTSEVQRLVIARDVLKKNGKV
- the glmS gene encoding glutamine--fructose-6-phosphate transaminase (isomerizing): MCGIVGYVGKKSALPIILEGLKRMEYRGYDSAGIALIDKGMLLIQKQKGKVDDLVQKLNNGVRLPEMHIGMGHTRWATHGEPNDINAHPHTDCRHEIAVVHNGIIENYLALKTKLLQKGHRFVSETDTEIVAHLIEEIYKSTPNLFEAVRLAMKEVTGTYGLVVLSSREPDRIVAARMGSPLILGIGDGENIVAADAAAIIEHTRQVVYLGDGEVAELTAEGVTTKTLKDVEITKVVEELTFDLEEIEKGGFTHFMLKEIHEQSESIQNAMRGRLLEEDGNVKLGGLDGVIEKIVRAPRLIIAACGTSWHAALIGEYMLEQYAHIPVEVEYASEFRYRNPVLRNNDVVILISQSGETADTLAALREAKAQGATAIGICNVVGSSIARESDGGVYIHAGPEIGVASTKAFTSQLTVLALLTILLARRIGMTREQGIKLVQELKSLPEKVKTILSDTKQVEYIASEFIEMKNFLYLGRGYNFPVALEGALKLKEISYIHAEGYPAAEMKHGPIALIDEKMPVVFIAPQDRTYEKVMSNIQEVKARRGRVIAIVNEEEKNIKQLADYLICVPQTLDLFSPILSVIPLQLLAYYIAVSRGCNVDQPRNLAKSVTVE
- a CDS encoding SDR family oxidoreductase, yielding MKQESKFKPNEWALILGASSGFGAATARELAENGMNIFGVHLDRQATMPNVQNLIKEIKHTGVKTVFYNINAADQIKQDETLDDIQEQFALGSSDTIKVLLHSLAFGTLKPFIAKKPEDALTPAQMEMTVNVMAHSLVYWVQGLISRNLMKSGGRIFGMTSSGGHIAMPYYGAVSAAKASLEAHLRQLAMELGPMGITANAIMAGVTDTPALRKIPGNVGMLEAARGKNPGGRLTTPEDIAKAIVLLSTDEAHWISGNVLGVDGGEDIAAFASIRNHHDNK
- the pgeF gene encoding peptidoglycan editing factor PgeF; the protein is MKSDFRSDMQEQTAILPKIFSVYPEVRSGMSTKRGSRNRTKYGMNLSTHVGDDPAIVEMNRTAFFSQLGISRNELAIPLQSHSEIVRKVVTPGEYEKCDALITNACGVALGITVADCVPILLFDPIQNAIGAVHAGWRGTARGIVKRTIHNMQEEFKTDPEHVLAFIGPSAGVCCYEVSEEVAVKFEKKIVPYNKKKIFVDLKKENAAQLHQVGVAEDNMEISKHCTICESQLFHSYRRDGTNAGRMMAVIRLQP
- a CDS encoding SpoIIE family protein phosphatase — translated: MAPPKKKADAKRLYIRKLESLIDAAKQLNTTFDLDKLLSIILDHATKNLNAARGTIYLIDERSQELWSKVVKGTGLVEIRLPIGTGISGTVAETGKTINLKAVSKDKRFYSAIDKKSGFHTRTMLCRPMRDRNGVIIGVFQIINKKRGVFNRNDELFLDAFSEHASLAIENARLYQADLEHARVDKEIQIAAEMQQQLFPKEKIQIPSYELSAMVQPCAAIGGDSYDIIPLKDGKYAITMADVCGKGIPAALLVSTLHALLRVFLQYPIELLELVRKLNTLVYNNSPAERFITFFIMIFDPVHHTFTYVNAGHNPPFLFRKNRNEINELMASGLPLGMVEEQQFETHLIELHQGDTLVVYTDGVTEAANRTLQQYSEEKLRECVLKNIDTTAETIKECIVRDVRGFVGNNPMSDDLTLLVLKRDLETSATR